GGTCCCGCTTGAAGAACCTGGTCAGGGCCTGGCCGGTGTCCATGATGCCGAGGAAGCCGGCGTAGTGGATCAGTTCCTTGTGGCGGTTCGGGGCGGGCGTGGCGGTCGCGACGAACCGATACGGCACGTCGGCGAACAGCGGAAGGAAGGTCTGATACGTGTCGGAGCCGAACGAGCGCAGCACGGCCGCCTCGTCCAGGGATGCCGCGATGAACAGGTCAACGTCGAGCTTCCGGTCACGGATCGACTCGTAGTTGGTGACGTACGTGCCCGACCAGGTCGGGTCGATCTCTTCGGTGCGGCGCACGAACCGGACCTCACGGTCGAGGAGGTTGCGGGCGTCGCGGATGATGTCGAAGCGGACACCGAGGGGCGCGACGATCAGGGCGCGGCGCACCTCGCAGCCGAAGCTGTCGCGCGGGCCCCCGAGCGCCGGGCCGTGCTCCACGATCAGGCGGAGTACTTCGAGCTGCATGACCGACTTGCCGAGCCCGTAGCGGGCGAAGATCGCGCGGCGGCCGCCCTTCACCGCCCACTTCACGATGTCGGCCTGGTGCGGCTTGAAGTGCTCGTGCCCGGGCTGCATGATCGGCGACAGCCACTCGTCGCGCACGTCGAAGCCGAACGAGCGATCGAACGCGACCTTCTCAGCCAGGAAGTCGTCGTAGGTGAGCGTGCCGTCGTTGCCGGTGTTCAGGGTCAGGAGGCTCATGCGACGTCCGCCTTCGCGATCCAGGTGCGGCAGGAGGTCCGCTTCCCCGGAGGCTTCACGGTGCCCGCGTACTCGACGAGACCCTGCGCTTGCAGCTCCCCGCGCGCCGTGCGGACGCGGGAGGGGGAGAACTGGCCTCTGAGGTAGCCGACGATCTCCTCGTCGGTCAGGGGCATGAGCGCTTCGTGGAGGATGTCGAGGACGGCGCGCTGGGAGGCGGCAACGCTGCTCTCCGCGACCGCGGCAGCCTCGTGGGAGGTGGAAGGGTCAGTGTTGCGGGCGCGGGCGGTCACTGCTGCACCTCGCGGACGGTGATCTCGGCGCGGGCGACGTTGCCGTAGCGCTTGCGGGTGTGGAGGTCGACCACGCGGGAGTCGTCGGTGTAGACCCCGCCGGCGGTGAGGCCGTCGAGTACGGCGCGGATCAGCTTGTCGATGTCGGGGCGGACGGAGGGGAGCGGGCGCGTGCGCTCGGTGACCGAGGCGGGCCGCACGAACAGGAACGTGACGGTGACCTCTACGGGCCCTTCGATGGGCAGCGCACCGTCCATCGCTTCGACGGCTGCCGCGGAAACGCTGTCACGCCAGGGGGCGGAGTTCTTCGAGTCCTCGACGACGCGGGCGCGGCCGCCGACGACGTAAGCGCGCTTGGAGCCCTGCGGGGCCGGGGTGCCGTGGACGACGAACGCGACGCCACGGTCGGGTGTGGGGGATGCCGTATCCGGCATGATGGGGACGCTCACGCTCTGCTCCTGACAGGGATTGCGATGTGGTGGGTGGGGACCCGGCCGGCTGCTACCCGGCCGGGTCCCGTTCTGTGGGCGCTGCACCTGCTACGTGCAGCGACCGGTCACGCGGACGGCTTGCCGTTGAAGATCGGGACGTCGCCGACGCCGTCGTGCACGCGCGTCTCCGTCCCGTCCTTCTTGTCGGTACGGCCGTCACGGATCTCGGTGACGATGTCCGCGAACGCCGCTTCCAGGACGTTCTCCGGGCGCTCGAGCTTGAACCCGAGGAGGAGGCTGCCGCCGTTGAGGCGGTAGCGGAACGACGCCCAGATGCTGTAGATCGGGCCGCCGACGTACGGACGGAGCGCGAGCTGGATGCGCGAGGGGATCTCGATGTTCCCCTTCTGCCCGGCCTTGGCGGTGGTCTGCT
The sequence above is a segment of the Microbacterium sp. PM5 genome. Coding sequences within it:
- a CDS encoding RusA family crossover junction endodeoxyribonuclease, yielding MSVPIMPDTASPTPDRGVAFVVHGTPAPQGSKRAYVVGGRARVVEDSKNSAPWRDSVSAAAVEAMDGALPIEGPVEVTVTFLFVRPASVTERTRPLPSVRPDIDKLIRAVLDGLTAGGVYTDDSRVVDLHTRKRYGNVARAEITVREVQQ